Proteins encoded together in one Procambarus clarkii isolate CNS0578487 chromosome 11, FALCON_Pclarkii_2.0, whole genome shotgun sequence window:
- the LOC123758225 gene encoding uncharacterized protein, with the protein MGFYMVLYGSMCFYMVLNASMGFYMVLYGSMCFYMVLNASMGFYMVLYGSMCFYVLLYGSMCFYMVLYGSMGFYMVLYGSMCFYMVLNASMGFYMVLYGSMCFYMVLYGSMCFYMVLNASMGFYMVLWASIWFYVLLYGSKCFYGLLYGSIWFYGLLYGSMCFYMVLNASMGFYMVLYGSMGFYMVLYGSMCFYMVLCASIWFYVLLYGSMCFYMALYGSMCFYMVLYGSMCFYMVLNASMGFYMVLYGSMGFYMVLWASIWFYMVLWASIWFYVLLYGSKCFYGLLYGSIWFYVLLYTSIMNI; encoded by the coding sequence ATGGGCTTCTATATGGTTCTATATGGTTCTATGTGCTTCTATATGGTTCTAAATGCTTCTATGGGCTTCTATATGGTTCTATATGGTTCTATGTGCTTCTATATGGTTCTAAATGCTTCTATGGGCTTCTATATGGTTCTATATGGTTCTATGTGCTTCTATGTGCTTCTATATGGTTCTATGTGCTTCTATATGGTTCTATATGGTTCTATGGGCTTCTATATGGTTCTATATGGTTCTATGTGCTTCTATATGGTTCTAAATGCTTCTATGGGCTTCTATATGGTTCTATATGGTTCTATGTGCTTCTATATGGTTCTATATGGTTCTATGTGCTTCTATATGGTTCTAAATGCTTCTATGGGCTTCTATATGGTTCTATGGGCTTCTATATGGTTCTATGTGCTTCTATATGGTTCTAAATGCTTCTATGGGCTTCTATATGGTTCTATATGGTTCTATGGGCTTCTATATGGTTCTATGTGCTTCTATATGGTTCTAAATGCTTCTATGGGCTTCTATATGGTTCTATATGGTTCTATGGGCTTCTATATGGTTCTATATGGTTCTATGTGCTTCTATATGGTTCTATGTGCTTCTATATGGTTCTATGTGCTTCTATATGGTTCTATGTGCTTCTATATGGCTCTATATGGTTCTATGTGCTTCTATATGGTTCTATATGGTTCTATGTGCTTCTATATGGTTCTAAATGCTTCTATGGGCTTCTATATGGTTCTATATGGTTCTATGGGCTTCTATATGGTTCTATGGGCTTCTATATGGTTCTATATGGTTCTATGGGCTTCTATATGGTTCTATGTGCTTCTATATGGTTCTAAATGCTTCTATGGGCTTCTATATGGTTCTATATGGTTCTATGTGCTTCTATATACTTCTATAATGAATATATAG